TCATCGCCCTAGGTTTTAACCCATCATTGAGCCATGATTTTACCTGTCCGTACACGTTGGGTTTCCAGTCGTCTTTATGGCCTTCGATAATCCATTCGTTCAGGAAATTTTCATAATCATTTAAAGGAAGGTACCAGTTTTTGGTTTCTTTCAAAACGGGAACATTTCCGCTGAGCATGGATTTTGGATTGATCAGTTCCGATGGCGAAAGGGTAGAGCCGCATTTTTCGCACTGGTCACCGTAAGCGTTATCGTTGCTGCAGTTCGGGCAGGTGCCTACGATATAGCGGTCCGCAAGGAATTCACCGGCCTGTTGGTCGTAATATTGTTCAGAAATCTCCTCGGTGAATTTCCCATTTTCGTACAATACTTTAAAGAAATCCTGGCTGGTCTCATAATGCTTCTGCGAGGTGGTCCTGGAATATTCATCAAAAGAAATCCCCAGATCCGAAAATGATTTTTTAATGATTTCATGATATTTATCAACAATATCCTGTGGCGTCACGCCTTCCTTTTTCGCGCGATGGTGATTGGGATACCGTGCTCATCTGATCCGCAGATGAATGCGACATCCTTCCCTAATCTTCGCTGAAATCTTGCGTAAACATCCGCCGGAATATACACACCGGCTAAATGGCCTATATGAACAGGGCCGTTCGCGTAAGGCAGCGCGGCGGTAATCATTTTTTTGTTTGATATCATTTATTTATTGCTGATTTTTTGCAAAGATACAGTATTCACCTTTTTTCTGTAAGTATAGAGGTCTCAAATTAATAAAATGGCAATTAAAATCTTACATTTTCAATAATTAACAATGAAATGAGTTAAACAAGCGTTTAATTTTAAGCTAAATTATTATCGTCTCAAAACGAGATATTGGATAGTTAATATACAGATAATCAATGATATATCATTTATATCCGCTTCTAATATATGATAAATCTCAGAATAAATCAACAATAATAAGCAATCTTTAAAAAATCTTAAAATTTTGTTTAAATTGCATCACTTCTCAGGAAGTTTGTACGTGAATATTAATCCTAAAATTTAATTTTTGTGAGAAACTATAGTAAAGTTTTGAAAATCGCGCCGGCATTTTTATTGGCCGGAACGATGCTGCAGGCACAAACGGCTGATTCCATAAAAACCGCCGATATTGAGCAGGTTGTATTGATTGGGTACGGTAAGCAGAAACGGGAAGATCTTACAGGTTCTATCACTTCACTTAGTGTTAAAGACTTCAATACCGGTTCTACATCGCCAGATCAGTTGATCCAGGGTAAAGCCCCTGGTGTTACCATTACCGGAAACGGCGGTAATCCTGGTGCTGGATCTACGATCAGGATCCGAGGTGGGGCGTCTCTTACGGCAAGTAATGACCCACTGATTGTAATTGACGGGATCCCGATGGATTATAGCGGTGTAGCTGGTGCCGCGAACGCATTAGCACTCATCAATCCGAACGATATTGAGTCCTTCAGTGTGCTGAAAGATGCTTCTTCTGCCGCTATATACGGTAACCGTGCCTCGAATGGGGTAATACTGATTACTACAAAGAAAGGAAGTGCCGGTAGACTGAAAGTGGATTTTTCAACAATGGCTTCTGTTTCCACAAGAATGGGCGACCAGAAAGTTTTAGGGGCTGATGAATTCCGTGAGTATGTACAAGCCAATGCAACACAGCAAAAGTATATTGACCTTTTGGGTACAGCCAATACCAACTGGCAAGACCTGATCTATCAGGATGCTTGGGGTACCGACAATAATGTGGCCATCTCCGGAGGTATTAAAGGTTTGCCTTATCGGCTTTCATTAGGGTATAATGAGCAGAACGGTCTGGTGAAAACCAATGAATTCAGAAGGACTTCTGCCGCTTTGAACCTAAGCCCGAGATTCTTTGACCGTCATTTGACTGTTAATGCCAACTTCAAAGGTTCGATGACAGAGAACCGTTTCAACGCAGGCGTGATTGGTGCCGCACAGTTGATGGATCCTACACAGTCGGTGTACGACTATTCTGCCCAAGGAAACAGAGTGGGCAATTACTGGGAGTGGTTTTTACCTGCGGGTGGACTTAATGTTAACGCGACCGCCAACCCACTGGCTTCACTGGAAGGCCGCCGCGATGTATCCACCGTGTTCCGTGGGATTGCCAATATTCAGTTAGACTATAAAGTGCATTTTCTGCCAGACCTTCGGTTTAATGTAAACGCTGGGTACGACTACCAGAAAGGTACCGGCGCCGTAACCGAATATCCGGGATACCGCGCTACGCTCTTCAACCTTGGTACACGCAGAGATTACATACAGGAAAAAACCAACCAGCTTCTTGAAACTTATTTCAACTACGTAACAGATGTTGAAGCTATTGATACAAAACTTGATTTAATCGCAGGTTACTCTTACCAAAAGTTTAATGATTATTTACCCGGATCATTCACTTATAACACAAATCCTTCTTACAACGCTACAGAACCTAGCCGCGATTATGAAGGGAATCTTGTGCTATTGAGTTTCTATGGTAGGGGTATTTTCACTATTGCAGATAAATACATCCTTAACGGATCGGTAAGAAGAGATGCTTCCTCAAGATTCTATAATGGGATTGATCTTAAAAACAACTGGGGAACCTTCTTTGCAGCCTCTGCGGCCTGGAAAATTAAGAACGAAGACTTCCTGAAAGAATCCAACGTGTTCTCTGATTTAAAACTGCGTGCAGGCTGGGGAGAGACCGGACAGCAGGAAGTAGGTGGATATTATAACTCCTTTGCCTCTTACAATATTTCTGAAGCGACTGCACAATACGGTTTTGGTGACCAGTTCTACTTCATGTACCGCCCAACGCAGTATAATGACAGATTGACCTGGGAAACCACGGCTACTATCAACGCAGGTCTGGATTTCGGTTTCTTGAATAACAGAATTACAGGTTCCATCGACTGGTTCAAGAAGAATACCCGAAACCTACAGGCAAGAGTACAGGTGCCAGCAGGGGAATTCAGTAACACCAATATCAAAAACATTGGTAAGATGGAGACGGATGGTATAGAGTTCCTGATTAATGTAGTCCCCGTGAAAACCGAGAACTTCAGTTGGGATTTCAGTTTCAACGCTGCACACTACAACCCTGAGATTACAGAATTTACAGACGTAGCCCAAGGGTACATCATCCGCCAGGGTGGGATCTCTGGTGGTACCGGTAATACAGTGCAGGCACATACGGTAGGTAATACGCCGTTCAGTTTCTGGGTGTATCAGCAGGTATATGACAACGCAGGTAAACCTTTAGAAGGTGTTTATGTAGATAGAAATGGCGACGGTATAATTACAGAAGATGATAAATATCTGTATAAATCTACCACACCAGATGCTACGTTTGGTTTCTCTACCAAGTTTGCGTACAAAAATTGGGATTTCTCCACTTCATTACGTGCTGTAATAGGTAATTATGTGTATAATAACTTCGCGTCACAATCCAACGTGCAAAGTATCGCCACCAATGATTATTTGATGAATATCTCAAGCGTAGCCGCCAGTTATGGTTTCAAAAACGTTCAGTACTGGAGTGATATCTTCGTTGAAGACGCCTCTTTCCTTAGGATGGATAATTTGACGCTCGGGTACAACTTTGGCGATGTCTTCAACACAGGCAGCAACCTGCGGGTGTATGGTATGGCACAGAATGTATTCGTAATCAGCGATTATTCGGGGGTAGATCCTGAAATATTCGGGAATATAGATAATGGGTTCTACCAAAGACCCAAAGTATATTCATTAGGATTAAACTTTCAATTTTAATATTTAGAAAAATGAAAAATTTCAGAATAACAAAAAATACAATAACCGCCGCCATACTAGGCCTCACGCTTACCGTGACATCCTGTGTAGAGGACCTTCGACAGGAGCCAATTACCGAAGTTACGGCAGCAAGTTTATATAAAGATTTTGGTAACTATAAAAACCTGTTGGCAAAACTATATGGTGGCCTTGCCTTAGGTGGGCAGTCCGGTGGTGATGGGAATGGTGATATTGCTGATATCGACGGTGGTGCATCTATCTACACCCGTTTGCTCTACACCATGCAGGTGATTACCACAGATGAGGCCGTAAACGGTTGGAATGACGGTTCACTGCACGAGTTCCATAAAATGATCTGGACTCCGGCAAACGAATTCAATAACGCCATGTATTACAGACTCTATACAGAAATTGCTTACTGTAACGAGTTTATTAAAAATACCACCGACGAAAAACTGAACCAGAACGGGATCAGCGGGGATAACCTGAATGAAGCCAAAGCGATGAGAGCTGAGGCAAAATTCCTGCGGGCACAGGCCTATTATCACCTGCTTGATCTGTACGGAAACGTACCTTTCGTAGATGAAACCACCATCGGTACAGTACCACAGCAGATGAAACGTGCAGAATTGTTCACGTATGTGGAAAACCAATTAAAAGAAGCCGAAGCAGAACTGAAAGCACCGAAAATGAATGAATACGGGCGTCTCGATAAAGCGGCTGCCTGGAGTCTTTTGGCAAGATTGTATCTGAATGCGAAAGTTTACAATGGTACAGAAAGAAACGCGGATGTAATTGCTAACTGCGAAAAAGTTATCAATGCAGGTTACAGCCTGAAACCGGACTATGCCAGCCTTTTCCTCGCGGATAATCACATCGCTAACCCTGAAAATATTTTCTCGGTAGTATATGACGGGCAAAAAACACAAACCAATGGTGGTACCACTTATCTGGTACATGCTGCGATTGGCGGTACAATGAAAGCTGCTGATTTTGGTGTAAACGGTGGCTGGGGCGGTCTTAGAACAACTAAAGCCTTCGTGCAGAAATTTGAGGCCAATGATAAG
This DNA window, taken from Chryseobacterium sp. 6424, encodes the following:
- a CDS encoding RagB/SusD family nutrient uptake outer membrane protein; its protein translation is MKNFRITKNTITAAILGLTLTVTSCVEDLRQEPITEVTAASLYKDFGNYKNLLAKLYGGLALGGQSGGDGNGDIADIDGGASIYTRLLYTMQVITTDEAVNGWNDGSLHEFHKMIWTPANEFNNAMYYRLYTEIAYCNEFIKNTTDEKLNQNGISGDNLNEAKAMRAEAKFLRAQAYYHLLDLYGNVPFVDETTIGTVPQQMKRAELFTYVENQLKEAEAELKAPKMNEYGRLDKAAAWSLLARLYLNAKVYNGTERNADVIANCEKVINAGYSLKPDYASLFLADNHIANPENIFSVVYDGQKTQTNGGTTYLVHAAIGGTMKAADFGVNGGWGGLRTTKAFVQKFEANDKRGRFHTDGQTLEINDLANFNDGYAFIKYKNIKSDGSAGIHENWVETDLPLYRLADIYLMYAEATLRGGGGNMATALNYVNALRTRAGASIISNLTLDFILDERSRELSWEMTRRTDLIRFGKFTSSAYLWPWKGNVKEGTSVPEYRNLFPIPNNDLVVNPNLVQNPGYN
- a CDS encoding SusC/RagA family TonB-linked outer membrane protein, with translation MRNYSKVLKIAPAFLLAGTMLQAQTADSIKTADIEQVVLIGYGKQKREDLTGSITSLSVKDFNTGSTSPDQLIQGKAPGVTITGNGGNPGAGSTIRIRGGASLTASNDPLIVIDGIPMDYSGVAGAANALALINPNDIESFSVLKDASSAAIYGNRASNGVILITTKKGSAGRLKVDFSTMASVSTRMGDQKVLGADEFREYVQANATQQKYIDLLGTANTNWQDLIYQDAWGTDNNVAISGGIKGLPYRLSLGYNEQNGLVKTNEFRRTSAALNLSPRFFDRHLTVNANFKGSMTENRFNAGVIGAAQLMDPTQSVYDYSAQGNRVGNYWEWFLPAGGLNVNATANPLASLEGRRDVSTVFRGIANIQLDYKVHFLPDLRFNVNAGYDYQKGTGAVTEYPGYRATLFNLGTRRDYIQEKTNQLLETYFNYVTDVEAIDTKLDLIAGYSYQKFNDYLPGSFTYNTNPSYNATEPSRDYEGNLVLLSFYGRGIFTIADKYILNGSVRRDASSRFYNGIDLKNNWGTFFAASAAWKIKNEDFLKESNVFSDLKLRAGWGETGQQEVGGYYNSFASYNISEATAQYGFGDQFYFMYRPTQYNDRLTWETTATINAGLDFGFLNNRITGSIDWFKKNTRNLQARVQVPAGEFSNTNIKNIGKMETDGIEFLINVVPVKTENFSWDFSFNAAHYNPEITEFTDVAQGYIIRQGGISGGTGNTVQAHTVGNTPFSFWVYQQVYDNAGKPLEGVYVDRNGDGIITEDDKYLYKSTTPDATFGFSTKFAYKNWDFSTSLRAVIGNYVYNNFASQSNVQSIATNDYLMNISSVAASYGFKNVQYWSDIFVEDASFLRMDNLTLGYNFGDVFNTGSNLRVYGMAQNVFVISDYSGVDPEIFGNIDNGFYQRPKVYSLGLNFQF